A stretch of Myceligenerans xiligouense DNA encodes these proteins:
- a CDS encoding FAD-binding oxidoreductase, protein MRDGSADGGRAGDAPAGKATVDLDRLASALTGQDPAGELTRPGPGDAVDGVPALAVARPASVAGVSAVLAEATSQGLATVARGAGTALDWAAPPERADLILDVTGLGRLVEHGAGDLVAVAEAGLPVVELLETVGRVGQELVADLPPRRLGGGATVGGALATGVSGPRRLQRGALRDLVLGATVVLADGTVASSGGKVVKNVAGYDLAKLMTGSYGTLGVIVRAAFRLHPVRPARRWVVATGPLPDVAGRAREVVASQLAPAAVEIDRPAWSREAGVAVLLEGQEAAVVPRAREAAALTGGEIRTVPPAWWGVLPDDDGAGAVPSAGADRTVLAKATATLTGVGGLLAAARAAEDTRGAGVAVRGSAAGVLYVAIGGRDPAAVAGVVRELRAVAPSPRDGTVTVLRAPRDVREAVDAWGPVGGLDLMRAVKRRLDPGRNLAPGRFVGGI, encoded by the coding sequence ATGCGCGACGGTTCCGCCGACGGCGGCCGCGCGGGCGACGCCCCGGCGGGCAAGGCCACGGTCGACCTGGACCGGCTCGCGTCGGCGCTGACCGGACAGGACCCGGCAGGTGAGCTCACGCGGCCCGGGCCGGGCGACGCCGTGGACGGGGTCCCGGCGCTCGCCGTCGCGCGGCCGGCGTCCGTGGCGGGGGTGTCCGCCGTGCTCGCCGAGGCGACCTCGCAGGGTCTCGCCACCGTCGCGCGTGGAGCCGGGACCGCCCTGGACTGGGCCGCACCGCCGGAGCGCGCCGACCTGATCCTCGACGTGACCGGTCTCGGCCGGCTCGTCGAGCACGGGGCCGGAGACCTCGTGGCGGTCGCCGAGGCCGGTCTGCCGGTCGTGGAGCTGCTGGAGACCGTGGGGCGCGTGGGCCAGGAGCTCGTCGCGGACCTGCCGCCTCGGCGGCTCGGGGGCGGTGCGACCGTCGGCGGCGCGCTGGCGACCGGCGTCTCCGGGCCCCGGCGGCTGCAGCGAGGCGCGCTGCGGGACCTCGTGCTGGGGGCGACCGTGGTGCTGGCCGACGGGACCGTGGCGTCCAGCGGCGGCAAGGTGGTCAAGAACGTCGCGGGGTACGACCTGGCCAAGCTGATGACCGGCTCCTACGGCACGCTCGGGGTGATCGTGCGGGCGGCGTTCCGGCTGCATCCGGTCCGGCCCGCGCGCCGCTGGGTGGTCGCCACCGGTCCGCTGCCCGACGTCGCCGGCCGCGCCCGGGAGGTCGTGGCCTCCCAGCTCGCGCCCGCGGCGGTGGAGATCGACCGGCCCGCCTGGTCCCGCGAGGCCGGCGTCGCGGTGCTGCTGGAGGGCCAGGAGGCCGCCGTCGTGCCCCGCGCCCGGGAGGCGGCCGCCCTGACGGGTGGTGAGATCCGGACCGTGCCACCCGCCTGGTGGGGCGTGCTGCCCGACGACGACGGAGCGGGCGCGGTGCCTTCGGCGGGAGCGGATCGCACCGTCCTCGCGAAGGCGACCGCGACGCTCACGGGAGTGGGCGGGCTGCTGGCGGCGGCGCGAGCGGCGGAGGACACGCGGGGGGCCGGCGTCGCCGTGCGCGGGTCGGCGGCCGGCGTGCTGTACGTCGCGATCGGCGGGCGTGATCCCGCCGCGGTGGCCGGCGTCGTCCGCGAACTGCGGGCGGTGGCGCCGTCCCCGCGGGACGGGACCGTGACCGTGCTGCGGGCGCCGCGGGACGTCCGCGAGGCCGTGGACGCGTGGGGGCCCGTGGGCGGGCTCGACCTGATGCGGGCGGTCAAGAGACGGCTGGATCCCGGGCGGAACCTCGCGCCCGGCCGGTTCGTGGGAGGGATCTGA
- a CDS encoding FAD-linked oxidase C-terminal domain-containing protein, producing the protein MPGRTSDQAPAAPAAGAALAAVTAGLTAVLGGDRVVTDHARRRTYECDGLAAYRVVPGVVVLARDAADVAATVRACAAHGVPFVARGSGTGLSGGALPHSEGVLVVMSQMRDIREIDADAQRAVVDPGVINLQLTAATSPDGHYFAPDPSSQSVCSIGGNVAENSGGAHCLKYGFTTNHVTGLDLVTPAGEQVEIGGKAPDPPGYDLLGALVGSEGTLGVVTSATVRLTRLPQEVRTLLAAFRTIDDAGAATSAIIAAGVIPAAIEMMDALSIEAAEEAVHCGYPDGAGAVLVVELDGHSADVAGEFDDVVRLCEASGAFEVRVAADDAERALIWKGRKSAFAAVGRISPDYIVQDGVIPRTALPQVLRRITELGDAAGVRVANVFHAGDGNLHPLVLFDGSQDGAVERAEGVAGGILDLCLEHGGSITGEHGVGADKAKHMPRMFTADDLAVMQAVRCAFDPETLANPGKIFPTPRLCGERPGRRQGEHPLSEAGVAEVF; encoded by the coding sequence ATGCCCGGCAGGACTTCGGATCAGGCGCCCGCCGCACCGGCGGCGGGCGCGGCGCTCGCCGCCGTGACGGCCGGCCTCACCGCCGTGCTCGGCGGCGACCGGGTCGTCACGGACCACGCGCGGCGCCGCACCTACGAGTGCGACGGCCTCGCGGCCTACCGCGTCGTGCCCGGGGTGGTGGTGCTGGCGCGCGACGCCGCCGACGTCGCGGCGACCGTCCGGGCCTGTGCCGCGCACGGTGTGCCGTTCGTGGCCCGGGGGTCGGGGACGGGCCTGTCCGGGGGCGCGCTGCCGCACTCCGAGGGCGTACTCGTCGTGATGTCGCAGATGCGGGACATCCGCGAGATCGACGCGGACGCCCAGCGCGCCGTCGTCGACCCCGGCGTCATCAACCTGCAGCTCACCGCCGCGACCAGCCCGGACGGCCACTACTTCGCCCCCGACCCCTCCAGTCAGTCCGTGTGCTCGATCGGCGGGAACGTCGCCGAGAACTCCGGCGGCGCGCACTGCCTCAAGTACGGCTTCACCACGAACCATGTCACCGGGCTGGACCTGGTCACCCCCGCGGGCGAGCAGGTGGAGATCGGCGGCAAGGCGCCCGACCCGCCTGGCTACGACCTGCTCGGCGCGCTCGTGGGGAGCGAGGGCACGCTCGGCGTCGTCACGTCGGCCACGGTCCGCCTCACGCGGCTGCCGCAGGAGGTCCGCACCCTCCTGGCCGCGTTCCGCACGATCGACGACGCCGGCGCCGCGACCTCCGCGATCATCGCGGCGGGCGTGATCCCCGCCGCGATCGAGATGATGGACGCGCTGTCCATCGAGGCCGCCGAGGAGGCCGTGCACTGCGGCTACCCGGACGGCGCCGGCGCGGTGCTCGTGGTCGAGCTCGACGGGCACTCCGCGGACGTGGCCGGCGAGTTCGACGACGTCGTGCGGCTGTGCGAGGCCAGTGGCGCGTTCGAGGTGCGCGTCGCGGCCGACGACGCCGAACGGGCGCTCATCTGGAAGGGCCGCAAGTCGGCCTTCGCGGCGGTGGGGCGGATCAGCCCGGACTACATCGTGCAGGACGGCGTGATCCCGCGGACCGCACTGCCGCAGGTGCTGCGCCGCATCACCGAGCTCGGCGACGCCGCCGGGGTGCGCGTGGCGAACGTGTTCCACGCCGGGGACGGCAACCTCCACCCGCTCGTGCTGTTCGACGGGTCGCAGGACGGCGCCGTGGAACGGGCGGAGGGGGTCGCCGGCGGAATCCTCGACCTGTGCCTCGAGCACGGGGGCTCCATCACGGGGGAGCACGGCGTCGGAGCCGACAAGGCGAAACACATGCCGCGCATGTTCACCGCCGACGACCTCGCCGTCATGCAGGCGGTGCGCTGCGCGTTCGACCCGGAGACCCTCGCCAACCCCGGCAAGATCTTCCCCACCCCGCGCCTGTGCGGGGAACGCCCCGGCCGGAGGCAGGGCGAGCACCCGTTGTCCGAGGCGGGCGTGGCGGAGGTGTTCTGA